The proteins below come from a single Drosophila kikkawai strain 14028-0561.14 chromosome 3R, DkikHiC1v2, whole genome shotgun sequence genomic window:
- the CstF64 gene encoding cleavage stimulation factor subunit 2 — MADKAQEQSIMDKSMRSVFVGNIPYEATEEKLKEIFSEVGPVLSLKLVFDRESGKPKGFGFCEYKDQETALSAMRNLNGYEIGGRTLRVDNACTEKSRMEMQQLLQGPQVENPYGEPCEPEDAPELITKTVASLPPEQMYELMKQMKLCIVSNPSEARQMLMLNPQLAYALLQAMVVMRIVDPQQALGMLFKANQMPPVLGGNPHQGSGGLSMMGQQQQQQVQMPPQVQIPQQQMQQSAPPPPMPVPGPGFPTNVHSNDIDLRMVPGGPMPLDPRMMGRGMDQDLRGVMPNPVPPPLMDPRTRAQMPNQQQQGPPQAPPAPYPSDPRQRPMDPRLRAGPGPPQQPPQVLPQAPPPTQQQQAAAQQLQSRLGAHGVLPSDASDQDKAALIMQVLQLSDEQIAQLPSEQRASILMLKEQIAKSTQR, encoded by the exons ATGGCAGATAAGGCGCAGGAACAGAGTATCATGGACAAGTCCATGCGGTCGGTGTTCGTGGGCAACATACCCTACGAGGCCACCGAGGAGAAGCTCAAGGAGATCTTCAGCGAAGTGGGCCCGGTGCTCTCGCTCAA GCTGGTGTTCGACCGGGAAAGCGGGAAGCCCAAGGGATTCGGCTTCTGCGAGTACAAGGACCAGGAGACGGCTCTGAGTGCAATGCGAAACCTCAACGGGTATGAGATCGGCGGCCGGACGCTGCGGGTGGACAACGCCTGTACGGAGAAGTCGCGCATGGAgatgcagcagctgctgcagggTCCCCAGGTGGAGAATCCGTACGGCGAGCCGTGTGAGCCCGAGGACGCCCCCGAGCTGATCACCAAGACGGTGGCCTCGCTACCGCCAGAGCAGATGTACGAGCTGATGAAGCAAATGAAGCTGTGTATCGTCAGCAATCCGTCGGAGGCTCGCCAGATGCTTATGCTGAATCCACAGCTGGCGTATGCCCTGCTCCAGGCCATGGTGGTCATGCGAATCGTGGACCCGCAACAGGCGCTGGGCATGCTCTTTAAGGCCAACCAGATGCCGCCCGTGCTAGGCGGCAATCCACACCAGGGATCCGGCGGATTATCCATGatgggccagcagcagcagcaacaggtcCAGATGCCGCCACAGGTGCAGATTCCGCAGCAGCAAATGCAACAATCGGCACCCCCACCGCCCATGCCCGTGCCCGGACCTGGCTTCCCCACCAACGTGCACTCCAACGACATCGACCTGCGCATGGTGCCGGGCGGACCCATGCCGCTAGATCCCAGGATGATGGGTCGTGGCATGGACCAGGACTTACGAGGAGTGATGCCGAATCCAGTGCCGCCCCCGCTAATGGATCCCCGGACCCGAGCCCAGATGcccaaccagcagcagcagggtcCTCCGCAGGCCCCACCTGCTCCCTATCCCAGCGATCCGCGTCAACGCCCCATGGATCCACGCCTGAGGGCCGGACCTGGGCCGCCACAGCAGCCTCCGCAGGTGCTTCCTCAGGCGCCGCCGCCgacacaacagcaacaggctGCTGCCCAGCAGCTGCAGAGTCGTTTGGGCGCACACGGAGTTCTGCCCTCCGATGCCTCTGATCAGGACAAGGCCGCTCTTATCATGCAGGTGCTGCAGCTGTCCGACGAGCAGATCGCCCAGCTGCCGTCCGAGCAAAGGGCCAGCATCCTGATGCTCAAGGAACAGATTGCCAAGAGCACCCAGcgttaa
- the Cpsf73 gene encoding cleavage and polyadenylation specificity factor 73, with translation MSQATNDVRVPDEESDLLQIKPLGAGQEVGRSCIMLEFKGKKIMLDCGIHPGLSGMDALPYVDLIEADEIDLLFISHFHLDHCGALPWFLMKTSFKGRCFMTHATKAIYRWMLSDYIKISNISTEQMLYTEADLEASMEKIETINFHEERDVMGVRFCAYNAGHVLGAAMFMIEIAGIKILYTGDFSRQEDRHLMAAEVPPMKPDVLITESTYGTHIHEKREDRENRFTSLVQKTVQQGGRCLIPVFALGRAQELLLILDEFWSQNPELHEIPIYYASSLAKKCMAVYQTYINAMNDRIRRQIAVNNPFVFRHISNLKGIDHFEDIGPCVIMASPGMMQSGLSRELFESWCTDPKNGVIIAGYCVEGTLAKTILSEPEEITTLSGQKLPLNMSVDYISFSAHTDYQQTSEFIRLLKPTHVVLVHGEQNEMSRLKLALQREYEADASTDIKFYNPRNTHAVDLYFRGEKTAKVMGNLAAKNPEVGSKLSGVLVKRDFKYHLLAPSDLGKYTDMSMSVVTQRQSIPWGSSLATLEILLDRIGAGCVETVEADRKLRVFGCIELTVEQKIIVMEWQATHVNDVYADAVLACIMQSELGGTNLKGATKQTKSEDSMFRDCLIETLQDTFGDTCVPKMFKGDLLPVTVSGKRAEINLETLAVHCAEDDVLRQMLNTTVQKLHQTLVSAH, from the exons ATGTCACAGGCCACAAACGATGTACGCGTGCCGGACGAAGAAAGCGATCTTCTGCAGATCAAGCCACT TGGAGCTGGCCAGGAAGTGGGACGCTCCTGCATAATGCTGGAGTTCAAAGGCAAAAAGATCATGCTCGACTGCGGCATACACCCGGGACTGTCCGGCATGGATGCCCTGCCTTATGTGGATCTCATAGAGGCGGACGAGATCGACCTGCTGTTCATTTCACA CTTCCACTTGGACCACTGCGGCGCCCTGCCCTGGTTCCTGATGAAGACCAGCTTCAAGGGTCGCTGCTTCATGACCCATGCCACCAAGGCCATCTACCGCTGGATGTTGTCCGACTACATCAAGATCAGCAATATATCCACCGAACAGATGCTATACACGGAGGCGGACTTGGAGGCCTCCATGGAGAAGATCGAGACAATCAACTTTCACGAGGAGCGGGACGTAATGGGCGTCCGTTTTTGCGCCTATAATGCTGGTCATGTCCTGGGAGCTGCCATGTTCATGATCGAAATTGCTGGCATTAAGATCCTGTACACAGGAGACTTCTCGCGACAGGAGGATCGCCATTTAATGGCCGCAGAAGTGCCGCCCATGAAGCCAGACGTACTGATCACAGAGTCCACCTACGGCACTCACATCCACGAGAAGCGCGAGGATCGGGAGAACCGCTTTACCTCCCTGGTGCAAAAGACAGTGCAGCAGGGCGGCCGGTGCCTGATTCCTGTCTTCGCGTTGGGTCGTGCccaggagctgctgctcatcCTGGATGAGTTCTGGTCTCAAAACCCAGAGCTGCACGAGATTCCCATCTACTACGCCTCCTCGCTGGCCAAGAAGTGCATGGCTGTCTACCAGACCTACATCAATGCCATGAACGATCGCATTCGCCGGCAGATAGCTGTAAACAATCCGTTCGTTTTCAGGCATATCTCCAACTTGAAGGGCATTGATCACTTCGAGGACATCGGTCCCTGTGTCATTATGGCCTCGCCTGGTATGATGCAGTCGGGATTGTCGCGCGAGCTCTTCGAGAGCTGGTGCACGGATCCCAAGAACGGAGTCATCATCGCTGGCTACTGTGTGGAAGGAACTCTGGCCAAGACCATACTGTCCGAGCCGGAGGAGATCACAACGCTGTCGGGACAGAAGCTGCCGCTCAACATGTCCGTGGACTATATCTCATTTTCGGCTCACACGGACTACCAGCAGACCAGCGAGTTCATCCGCTTGCTCAAGCCCACACATGTTGTGCTCGTCCATGGCGAGCAGAACGAGATGTCGCGCCTGAAGTTGGCCCTGCAACGGGAATACGAGGCGGATGCCAGCACCGACATCAAGTTCTACAATCCGCGCAACACACACGCCGTCGATCTTTACTTCCGGGGCGAGAAGACCGCCAAGGTGATGGGCAACCTAGCTGCCAAGAATCCCGAAGTGGGCAGCAAGCTGTCCGGTGTACTGGTTAAGCGAGACTTTAAGTACCATTTGCTGGCTCCCTCCGATCTGGGCA AATACACGGACATGAGCATGTCGGTGGTCACCCAGCGCCAGTCGATCCCCTGGGGCAGCTCCCTGGCCACCCTGGAGATTCTTTTGGATCGAATCGGAGCCGGATGCGTGGAAACAGTGGAGGCAGATCGCAAGTTGCGTGTCTTTGGCTGCATCGAGCTGACTGTGGAGCAGAAGATCATAGTCATGGAGTGGCAGGCGACGCATGTGAACGATGTCTACGCGGACGCTGTCCTCGCCTGCATCATGCAATCGGAACTCGGCGGCACGAACCTTAAGGGGGCCACCAAGCAGACCAAGTCGGAGGACTCAATGTTCCGGGACTGCCTAATCGAGACCCTGCAGGATACCTTCGGCGACACCTGTGTGCCCAAGATGTTCAAGGGCGATTTGCTGCCGGTGACGGTGAGCGGCAAGCGGGCTGAGATCAATCTGGAAACTTTG GCTGTTCATTGCGCCGAGGACGACGTACTACGGCAAATGCTTAACACAACCGTGCAGAAGCTGCACCAGACCCTCGTCTCCGCCCACTGA
- the Gos28 gene encoding Golgi SNAP receptor complex member 1: MGASSYDVLRKSARSLENEIDLKLVAFSKIGAGSGGGGSSGGSGGLGGSSGAIDTSPLLGEHVFDSLSEEIEQMLDKLSSLNEAMSDLPASGAAAMHTLQRHREILQGYRQEFNKICANHTMRIEREELLRGSGLATSSGSPSISGLSRREMYLKESGHLNSASHLVNDQINIAIETRDHLHAQRQAFKRLQTRFNDISNRFPLISSLIQRINIKKRRDSLILGAVIGFCVILLLLYAFN, encoded by the exons ATGGGAGCATCCAGCTATGATG TTTTGCGTAAGAGCGCCAGAAGCCTAGAAAATGAGATCGACCTGAAGCTGGTGGCTTTCAGCAAAATCGGAGCTGGCAGCGGCGGAGGCGGTAGCAGTGGCGGCAGCGGTGGTCTGGGAGGTAGCAGTGGTGCCATTGACACATCACCGCTCCTGGGCGAGCATGTCTTCGACTCGCTCTCAGAGGAGATCGAACAGATGCTGGATAAG TTATCTTCGCTAAACGAGGCCATGTCGGACCTTCCCGCTTCAGGAGCTGCCGCCATGCACACCCTCCAAAGACACCGGGAGATCCTCCAGGGCTATCGGCAAGAGTTCAACAAAATCTGCGCCAATCACACGATGCGCATTGAACGAGAGGAGCTGCTCCGCGGCTCTGGGCTGGCCACCAGCTCCGGCAGCCCCTCCATTTCGGGTCTGAGTCGACGTGAAATGTACCTGAAGGAGAGCGGTCACCTGAATAGCGCCAGTCACCTGGTAAACGATCAGATCAACATTGCTATCGAAACGCGGGATCACCTGCATGCCCAGCGACAGGCCTTTAAAAGGCTGCAGACGCGCTTCAACGATATCTCTAATCGGTTCCCGCTGATTTCCAG TCTCATTCAGCGCATTAATATCAAGAAGCGGCGCGATTCGCTGATCCTGGGCGCCGTAATTGGTTTCTGTGTGATCCTGTTGCTGCTCTATGCCTTCAACTAG